CCGAGGAGGAGGGGGAGAAGGCCGCATCTACATTGATCTTACACCAATGTTGCGGAGGAGGGGCCCAGCTACGAGGGAAGCGAAAGGCAGATAAGGAAGAGCAGGGGGGGCAGAAGGAGGGGGCACGTGTTGGCAGCGCTCCAAGAGGCAGCCAGGGAGCTAATAGAGTTGCAAAAAAACAGAGGAGCAGGGGGAGGGATAAGGGAGTAGATAGTATCACAGCGTCTTGTCCAAAGACGCCACACAATGAAGGAAAAGAGGGTGGGCCACTTACCGCACGCAGTACAGTTATCAAAAATCCACGATTGGAGATCAAGAAGGAAAAAGGAATGACTTACTTTAAAATGTGACCAAGTAGCTGCTGCAAGGTCACAATCCCGGAGGGCGTGGAGGGTGGACTCGGGGAGGGAAGGGCTAGCACAAATGGTACACCTAGGCGAGGGAAAATGCTATCTAAGCCTAACAATCTTTTGTCCTTAAACACGAATTTTGTCGTTAGAATTCTATTTGTTAGCGACCACCGATTTATTTATTTCCCGCATCTTCTTATTAAATTTCTAAAGatacgttttttttttgtcaaatgagaCGTAAATAAAGTCAGCATAATATAAGGGAGAGGATTCCAACCATCCGACTAAGACTTTTTCGGTTAATATCGACATTGAAATTTGGAGGGTTACATATATGTCACCATTAGTGTCCTAATTAGGCTTCCATCATAGTCAACTTCCTTAACCATTAAAATAGGAATAACAtatcggtttttctaacctatgcccactaggcataggataagaaggGTAAAATAGGAAAGAATTAAATGTGCTTATtgtaaataaaagtaaaagtgatgagatattacaatttcccataaaaatagcatttaatttttttcctattttagtttcttatcctatgcctagtgggcatggccgcataggttagaaaaacccataACATATTACTCTATATAAAATTTAAATTGGAAAGTAcactattaatttttttttttttttttttggtacatactattatttttttttttggtacgctGGAAAGTGCACTATAATAGGAATTTGTTTCCGACAATAATTCAGTATTTACTCTTTAGCCATAAATTAAGATCGCATTAGTTTAAACCAGGAATCCAGGATACAAAAAGGTACGTACTAGGCGTACTACGTACTCTCTTTAACCCTAAATTAAGATCGCATTAGTTCAAACCAGGAAATACACGATACAAAAGGTACGTACAGCAATGTCTTTCGATTTTTTTCCTTAAATTTGATTAAATTTGGATTCGTGTGAATTATGAATTTGAATTACATCAATCGTATTATGGTGTATGGTTACTATTTGATATGCATGGATCACTAAAATTTAATTTACTCTCTACTGTAATTGTAAATTTGTTCTTGAGGTTAAAAGGTAATTGTTGTGCAATAACTAGTCAATAGGGTACTACGTGGTTGCCAATTTCTAGTGTAAGACGCAAAGTACTGCCGTAATTTTGCCACCATTATATTTCAGATAGAGTCTTGTAAAGGCTATGATGAAGTCATCCATGAAACTTGGTAACGGTGTTGAAAGCCGAAGAAATAAGCGTCGTTTGGATAAAATCAGTAATTTACCAGATGAATTGCTCTTTCTCATAATGTCGTTTCTACCAACATGGTATGCTGTGAGAACAAGTATTCTATCAAGGAGATGGCGATACCTCTTTACATTGACCGATTGTCTCTCTTTTGATGATGCACCATGTTTCCGGGGAGCAATTACCACAGTCGATACGGCTCGTACTAGAAGGTTTGAAAATTTTGTTTATAAAGTCTTGGAATTGCACCAAATGTCACCCATCAAGAAATTTAGTCTAGTTTGTATAGCCACCTACGATAAATCACATTTGAATGCGTGGGTTAAATATGCGATACAAAAGGGAGTTCAGGAGCTTCAATATAAGGTTTATGAATACGAGTTACCTTCTGATCTTGTGATGTGCAAAACACTGGTGAAATTGGAAATAAGATTGGGTTAAATATCTTGTACCGTTATATCCAAATTCCTTTATCATTATGGTTGCCGAGCCTTAAGATTCTTCACCTAAATTTTGTTAGATTTGGTGATTATCATTCAACAGAAAGATTGTTATCAAGCTGTGAATTTCTCGAAGAATTAACTCTCAAAAATTGTGTATTGTATACTAGGGGTCATGTAACTATTTCTTTCGGACAACTCAAAGTGCTAATAATAAAAAATTGTAATGTTAGCAATGGTTTCTTTGAGATTGAAGCCCCTAATTTGGCATATTTAACATACGATAGCATTGCTGGTGTGAAAATTGTTCCTTTGTGGAAATATTCATGCTCTCTTGTCGAGGCAAAACTACACTTTGACTGTCACGCAGATGACGACCGTTCACTCGAGGAGCACCGCGAAATTTTAAGAGCTACTGCCTTTAAGACCACGGAATTACATCTTCGACCCAACTCAGTGGAGGTTTGTGTGTATATAGATATAGCTCAAAATTGTTTCccacatttttattttttttaatgaagTATTTGACTTCATTGAAAATGAAAttaacatatttttcatattgtctTTCATGGTACAGTGTCTTTTTATGATAGGCAATATGGAGCAAGTGCCTGATTTTCCTAGCCTGACAAGATTACACCTTTCCTACTTCTCTTATGATTCATGGAAAAATGTGAAAAGCGTGCTTGACAAATCTCCTCAACTTGAAACTGTCGTCTTTACCGCGGTAGCAGCAATTAAATATACCCTTGTTATTAACACTTAACTACTCgtaattaattagtgatttttTCTCACTTGTTCGTTCATATGGTTCTTTTTCAGGACCTCCATGACTGCGATCGTCGTTCTTCAGCACCACCTCCAAGTGAATCTCTACTACCGTTTTCATGCCATGCCAAAGTGATCGACGAAGTGAATCACCTTTGTGGGCATGACCGTTCGTCATTATTACTTCTAGGGCATTTTCTTAAAAATGCGAGAGTCATGAAGAAGTTGATCGTTCGTAAATGTCATGGCTTTGATAACAATGGTGTAACAACTTCATGAATTTACTTCCCATGCCATTCGTTTTTTCTTTAATAGAGGACATAGGCGTCGAAGCTAATTGATCACGAAGATCAATTAATTTAGAGACCGTTTGTTGGTTCTAAACGATTTTTCTATCATTTGCCCAATAGGCACATGATAAAGAGCCAATTAAGAAAAATATTACACCAATATATGATGAGATATTGAATTATGTTGTTTTTATTTGTCTAACGAAGTGCGCACTTAGTCCCATTACATTGGAGGGGAGTTGAattcgaacctgggacctattATTTACAATATCTTcatggcggagccaggatttcaAGCCAGCGGGGGCGAAAAATTTCAGCGGGGGCGAAAGTGTAATATTATAAGGGGACctcgaaaaaattcgaaaattttaactaaaaaattcgaaattttcaaACGCCAGCGAGGACGAggcccctgctagcccccctgACCACCAATTTGTTTCTTTTCCGCACGCTTCTTATTAAATTCCTAAAATCGTATGTGGTAGCAAGTACTTCGAATTTTTAtaacaaaaatatttattttaaaaaaaaaaacttgtttaTGATCGCATTAGTCCGAAGTCCGAACTCCAAACGAGGTCATAAAAAGGTAAATTAATCTCTTTAGATTTTATCAAAAATTTGTTTATGCTCTCTATTTATAATTCGATTATTGCACTGGAATTTGTTTCGATCTGTACTTTAATACTGTAATGTTTCTCTTACGACTTTTTTCACCGTAGTACTCGCTCGTAGTTCAATAAGTAGTCAATAGGGTACTACGTGATTGCCAATGACCGATATTGATTGTTGTCGAGGAAGAAGCCGTGGTGGAACTAGAATTTAAAATTAGGACGGGGGTATACGAGAGTGTAAACTAGAAAAAGTAAAAATCGAAACTTTTGATGTAGGATTTCAATAATTCAATGTTGTGATACAATTACTTGTGTAAGACGTCTTGTACAAGAACTTGTGTACCGTAATTTAAAATAGTAGTTCTTATCGATTGTTATTTGAGTTTGTTGAATGTTTAAACATGCATAACGAATTTTATTGCTCTTGCTGATGGTAGTCCTTAAGTTTGCCTCCAATAATTTCAGGCAAAGATCTTGTAAAGGCTATGACGTCATCTATGAAATTAGGTAAAGATGTAGACGACCGAAGAAGTAAGCCCCGTTTGGATAGAATAAGTAATTTGCCTGATGAATTGCTCGTTCTCATTCTTTCGTTTCTACCAACATGGTATGCTGTGAGAACAAGTATTCTATCGAGAAGATGGCAGTACCTCTTTACATTGACTGATTGTCTCTCTTTTGATGATGCACCATGCTATGCTAGTAAAAGAAGTTTTGAGAAATTTGTTAATAAAGTCTTGGAATTGACCAAATGTCGCCTATTAGGAAATTTAGTCTTGTCTGTCGACGCGCCTATGATAAATTACATTTGAATGCGTGGGTTAAGCATGCGGCACAAAGGGGTGTTCAGGAGCTTCATTATTCGGATAATGAATACGAGTTGCCAGATGCCTAAGCAATGTGCAAAACATTGGTAAAACTGAAAGTGAAAGGTTATAAGTGCCGTGTTCCCAAGTTTTCTCTATCATCAGGGTTGCCGAGCCTCAAGATTCTTCATCTAAAATATGTCAGATTTGATGATAATCATGAAACAGAAAGATTGTTATCTAACTGTGAATTTCTCGAAGAATTAACTCTCGATGATTGTGTATTGTATACTATGGGTCATTTAAATATTTCTATAGGATTACTCAAAGTGCTAAGAATAAAAGATTGTCATGTTAGAGATGGATTTTTAGAGATTGAAGCTCCTAATTTGTGGCATATTTAACATACTATAGCAGTGTTGGTGTGAAAATTGTTTCTTTGCGAAAAAATTCATGCTCTCTTGTCAAGGCAAACCTACACTTTAACGGTTGTTCAAATTACAGTTTATCCGAGGATGACGGTAATATTATAAGAGCTATTGCCTATAAAACCACAGAATTACATCTTCTATCCGATTCAGTACAGGTATATATAAGATTTCTTTCAAAATTTAATcgtgttataagatttatgtttcCCGCATTTTAGTTTGGACGTATTTGTtttcattaaaaatgaaaataacaTCTTTTTCGTATTTTCTTTCATGATACAGACCGTACAGTGTCTTCTTATAAAAGACGATTTGGGGCAAGTATCTGATTTTCATAACTTGTCAAGATTACACCTTTCCTATTTGTCTTATTATTCATGGAAATATGTTCTTTTTTCAGAGCCTTCGGCTGCTGTTATTTTCCAATAAAGTCACCTCCAAATGAATGTCCAATACCGTTTTCATGCCAAGTCAAAGTGATTGAAGTGCATGACTATTGTGGTCATGAGGCTTTGTTATTATTCTTAAGGTATTTTCTTAGAAACGCGAGAGTCCTGAAGAAGTTGATCCTTCGTAAATGTCATGATTGTGACAATATAGAGGAAGAACGAAAGCTACGCAATGATTTGTTGATGCTTCCGAGGGCTTCAAGTGACTGTTGTATTGAATTCAACTAGTGTAACAACTTCATaaatttatttttctttaataACTGTGGAAGATAGAAGTGGAAGCGAACTGATCATATTTTGAAAACGTAAACAGCCTATCGAAGTGTAGGAGTCTCGAAGAAATCGTTTGTGCTTAACCCGGCGCTGATCCGAGTGCTTCCTTCGCTTCTTTCAGGGGTTGTTTTGGTTAACACTTGAAAAACATAGGAATTGGTAAATCTCATGAATTGCAAAAACATCAGTCCTTCGAGCATCGTCACCACTGCCGCAATCCTTGGCTCTCACGCCACCTTCCATAACTCTTGGACGTTTGGATTTTGGAAGTTagatattttataaatctttgaAAGTAAGCATCTATATATATTAGGATTTAAATTGATAAACTTACTTGCCAATTTAATTACGTACTATTGAGTCTATTgtacttatactccctccattcaactccactttgcaggtTTCTCATTTGCACACTATttacaagcggacattcaacttcaattttctctcaatacataagttaaaatatattcatgtgggatcttatttgattcgtcttttagaatacattaaaaatatctaacttttataatttttttaaatacgtaagatatttaccgcgtaaaactcgcgttggcaaacgtgataaagcaaacatgtaaagtggagttgaattgagggagtattatttatctACCTTTAATTTATGTAATAAAATAAGAATTAAGATGGCTATATAATAATTTGCTATTTGATTAAATTCCTAAGTATAATCTATTTTcctaatcaatacatatatataaagcagaaacttttcgagcgatattagagagtccaactttttttagaaatcctaacgAGGGTAGATTTTGAAAAAaacttaaataaataaaattatcctgATAAAATTAGATTTCTTAGTAtctaaaacaaattttaataaaattatcctaatatgagtagatcaaatatattttaataaaattatcctaatataagtagattaaaattaTCAAACAGATAATAGAAATTCATAATAGTTCAAGTTATCGTATTTATTTTCCCCCACTTATGGTCTCATACATTTTTAGTTTGTATTCTCACATCAAAATTCAAGAAGTTGGCGGATAAAAGATGAATT
This sequence is a window from Silene latifolia isolate original U9 population chromosome 8, ASM4854445v1, whole genome shotgun sequence. Protein-coding genes within it:
- the LOC141595779 gene encoding F-box/LRR-repeat protein At5g02910-like, translated to MKLGNGVESRRNKRRLDKISNLPDELLFLIMSFLPTWYAVRTSILSRRWRYLFTLTDCLSFDDAPCFRGAITTVDTARTRSNGFFEIEAPNLAYLTYDSIAGVKIVPLWKYSCSLVEAKLHFDCHADDDRSLEEHREILRATAFKTTELHLRPNSVECLFMIGNMEQVPDFPSLTRLHLSYFSYDSWKNVKSVLDKSPQLETVVFTADLHDCDRRSSAPPPSESLLPFSCHAKVIDEVNHLCGHDRSSLLLLGHFLKNARVMKKLIVRKCHGFDNNGVTTS